The following are from one region of the Cynocephalus volans isolate mCynVol1 chromosome 17, mCynVol1.pri, whole genome shotgun sequence genome:
- the CIMIP2B gene encoding ciliary microtubule inner protein 2B — translation MAVAASTFIPGRNPQNRHYIPGYTGHCPLLRFSMGQTYGQVTRQLLRGPPGLAWPPAHRTLLPPIRPPRSPDVPRGSLPLRRGQERLSSSVIPGYTGFVPQAQFIFAKNCSQVWAEALNDFTQWHGGQGSQELPKEAKGEKDMEKDQEPKMELELEVTMPEMEQQASPYSMDDRDPRKFFMSGTAGIWAEVLTGQSSEGFQTSPPTTQDLPSAPGSFT, via the exons ATGGCTGTGGCAGCCAGCACCTTCATACCAGGGCGCAACCCTCAGAACCGTCACTATATCCCGGG GTACACTGGACATTGCCCACTGCTCCGGTTCAGCATGGGCCAGACCTATGGGCAGGTGACCCGTCAACTACTTCGAGGCCCTCCTGGCCTAGCCTGGCCCCCTGCCCATCGCACACTTCTGCCTCCCATTCGGCCTCCAAGATCTCCTGATGTTCCCAGGGGGAGCCTACCTCTCAGGCGTGGGCAGGAAAGGCTCAGCTCCAGCGTGATCCCTGGGTACACAG GTTTTGTACCCCAGGCACAATTCATCTTTGCTAAGAACTGCAGCCAGGTCTGGGCTGAGGCTCTGAATGATTTTACTCAGTGGCATGGGGGGCAAGGAAGTCAAGAGCTGCCAAAGGAGGCCAAGGGagaaaaagacatggagaaagacCAAGAGCCAAAgatggagctggagctggaggtgACGATGCCAGAGATGGAGCAGCAG GCTTCTCCCTACTCCATGGATGACAGAGACCCTCGGAAGTTCTTCATGTCAG GCACTGCAGGAATTTGGGCAGAAGTACTCACAGGGCAGAGCTCAGAAGGATTTCAAACATCTCCCCCCACTACCCAGGACCTACCCTCAGCACCAGGGTCTTTTACCTAA